One Coffea eugenioides isolate CCC68of chromosome 2, Ceug_1.0, whole genome shotgun sequence genomic window, GGGAGACGTCAATGTTGTCGATGCTAAACCGCTGAATGCAGCTGGAGAGATACGTGATCAAGCGCTGCTCGAGAATGGTGAGACTGTTTTTGCCGAAGCATCTGGAGGAAATGCGGTGTGCTCGAGATCGTCAGAGCCCTTGGTTTCGGACGACGGGTTGGTAAGTGGGAGGTACAAGTCATCGGCGCTTGAGGTGGATGAGATTCAAAAGTACTTTGATGTTCCAATTACAAAAGCAGCTAAGGAACTGAAGGTTGGCCTCACTGTCCTGAAGAAGCGATGCAGGGAACTCAACATCAGGCGCTGGCCACACAGGAAAATCAAGAGCTTGAAGTCGTTGATTGACAGTGCTAAGGTACCATCCAGGCTAGCTGCATGCAGTACTCCATCCTGATTAGTACTGAATCCTGAACACTGAATGGATAAaggaatttatttatttttttttaaagaaaaacagaggacGGAATAAAAGTTCCTCTCGTTAATTCCTCCTCCTCACCTTCTAATAAAACAACCCAGAAAACAGTATGGAAACTGTAGTATGGTTAAGTATTCAAACGGGAATTACTGAAGTTTTAAAGAATGTTGCAGTAACCTTTTGAATTCTTGTAGGAGTTGGGATTGACAAGTGAGATTGAAATGCTGGAAGAGCACAAAAGAATGTTAAAGGTGCTTCCCGAGATGGAACTGACTGAAAGAACCAAGAAACTCAGACAAGCATGCTTCAAAGCCAATTACAAGAAAAGAAGGGCAATGGCTGCTGCTGCCATGGCTTGACTCTACTCGTGATTTTTAGTTTCCTTTAGATTTCAGAACGTAGGATTTATCTTTTAGATTTTGGATCTTAGTTTCCCTTTAGATTTTCGAATGTAGGATTTGGTTCAGTTTGTCTTTTGAATTGAATATTCCGAATTAGCTTTTTATTCATATTGCTTGCTTGGGACATTCTGGTTGAATTCCTTGTTCCTCCTCTCGACATGGATATGAACTGCACAAGGCCCAGTAAGTAAAACCATCGtttcttaccaaaaaaaaaaaaataccatcGTTGATCTCCTGATGCACAAACAGGACATCCATCTAGAAATTAAAATGCTAGTACTGGATGAATGTAGAGGTTCAGGTTCAGTGAACAATTCATATATCCAGCCATATATGTACTCGAATATATATCATGTTTGTGCATGAAGAGAGATTAGATTTTTCTGGTTAATTCCTCATCCTGTTTG contains:
- the LOC113762261 gene encoding protein RKD3, producing the protein MNPPALSVVYQLENLLASDGSLYFEEQPPSGAWEQSYLAFPESLGQCPSGICNCKEPFHAWKWKNNSIPCLEMEFKDFEDICGDFGWHSPPDVKEPFFEGDVNVVDAKPLNAAGEIRDQALLENGETVFAEASGGNAVCSRSSEPLVSDDGLVSGRYKSSALEVDEIQKYFDVPITKAAKELKVGLTVLKKRCRELNIRRWPHRKIKSLKSLIDSAKELGLTSEIEMLEEHKRMLKVLPEMELTERTKKLRQACFKANYKKRRAMAAAAMA